A region from the Ctenopharyngodon idella isolate HZGC_01 chromosome 13, HZGC01, whole genome shotgun sequence genome encodes:
- the cfl1l gene encoding non-muscle cofilin 1-like, which translates to MASGVAIDDEVIACYNLIKVRRQGEEERERFKLVVMRLNEGLKSIIVDHDNCLKVKDVANTGDVFKTVINKLPTKECRYALYDCTYETKESVKEDLVFIINAPDEASLKSKMVCASSKVDLRKKLPGVKFEWQINDPADRDVSNLVEKLGGKGLVKSLEGKSV; encoded by the exons ATG GCCTCAGGTGTAGCCATCGATGATGAGGTGATAGCGTGCTATAATTTAATTAAGGTGCGCCGCCAGGgtgaagaagagagagagaggtttaaACTTGTGGTCATGCGTTTGAATGAAGGTCTAAAGAGCATCATAGTGGACCACGACAACTGCTTGAAAGTCAAAGATGTGGCAAACACGGGTGACGTCTTCAAGACTGTCATCAATAAGCTTCCTACTAAAGAGTGCCGCTACGCCCTATACGACTGCACCTATGAGACCAAGGAGAGTGTGAAGGAGGACCTGGTCTTCATCATTAA tgccccTGATGAAGCCTCCCTGAAGAGTAAAATGGTCTGTGCAAGTTCAAAGGTTGATCTTAGGAAGAAATTGCCAG gTGTGAAATTTGAGTGGCAAATTAATGACCCTGCAGACAGAGACGTATCAAATCTTGTGGAGAAACTTGGTGGAAAGGGTTTAGTAAAGTCTTTGGAGGGGAAAAGTGTGTAA